A genome region from Bradyrhizobium commune includes the following:
- a CDS encoding DUF1244 domain-containing protein, translating into MDDKTRTELEAAAFRRLVDHLRERTDVQNIDLMNLAGFCRNCLSNWLKDAADAQGIALSKDESREAVYGMPYETWKSKYQGTATPDQLAAMKKAHSGH; encoded by the coding sequence ATGGATGACAAAACCAGAACGGAACTCGAGGCGGCCGCCTTCCGGCGCCTGGTCGATCATTTGCGGGAGCGGACCGACGTCCAGAACATCGATCTGATGAATCTGGCCGGCTTCTGCCGCAACTGCCTGTCCAACTGGCTCAAGGACGCCGCCGATGCGCAAGGCATTGCCTTGAGCAAGGACGAGAGTCGGGAAGCCGTCTACGGCATGCCCTACGAGACCTGGAAATCGAAATACCAGGGCACGGCGACGCCCGACCAGCTCGCCGCGATGAAGAAGGCCCATTCCGGGCACTGA
- a CDS encoding Flp family type IVb pilin, with protein MKNLVSRFVKDESGATAIEYGLIAAGIALAIITVVNNLGTSLNAKFGSISSSLK; from the coding sequence ATGAAGAACCTCGTTTCGCGTTTCGTGAAGGATGAATCCGGCGCCACCGCCATTGAATACGGCCTGATCGCTGCTGGCATCGCGCTGGCGATCATCACCGTCGTCAACAACCTCGGCACCTCGCTGAACGCCAAGTTCGGCTCGATCTCGTCCAGCCTCAAGTAA
- a CDS encoding DUF2312 domain-containing protein: MATSAAVRDDEPATKFAKDQLKSIIERIERLEEEKKAISDDIRDVYAESKGNGYDVKALRTIVRMRKQDPNERAEAETILETYMQALGML; encoded by the coding sequence ATGGCCACCTCCGCCGCCGTCCGCGACGACGAGCCCGCGACGAAATTTGCCAAGGACCAGCTCAAATCCATCATCGAGCGCATCGAGCGGCTGGAGGAGGAGAAGAAGGCGATTTCAGACGATATCCGCGACGTCTATGCCGAGAGCAAGGGCAACGGCTACGACGTCAAGGCGCTGCGCACCATCGTGCGGATGCGCAAGCAGGATCCCAACGAGCGCGCCGAAGCCGAGACGATCCTTGAGACCTACATGCAGGCGCTCGGGATGCTCTGA
- a CDS encoding TetR/AcrR family transcriptional regulator produces MVYRRTHQVVKRLAARRSAILTAAREAAAEGGMAAVQIAPVAVRANVAAGTVYRYFPSKAELISELISEVSRDELAAIRRAADAAPGPSSALAAAVTTVAVHTLSQRRLAWGILAEPVDVDVSASRLASRREIAGEIAARIDAAVRAGHLPAQDTALAATALLGALHEALVGPLAPDNLEDPIKMRDAVQTVTLLALRAVGVMDARARGLVVQQTLLPTAKALVGA; encoded by the coding sequence ATGGTTTATCGGCGGACGCATCAAGTGGTTAAGCGCCTTGCGGCGCGACGCAGCGCGATCCTGACGGCAGCGCGCGAGGCGGCGGCGGAGGGTGGGATGGCGGCGGTGCAGATCGCGCCGGTCGCGGTCCGGGCCAATGTGGCGGCCGGCACCGTCTATCGCTACTTCCCCTCCAAGGCCGAGCTGATCTCCGAATTGATTTCCGAGGTCTCCCGCGACGAGCTCGCGGCGATCCGGCGGGCGGCGGATGCCGCGCCCGGTCCGTCCTCGGCGCTGGCGGCCGCCGTGACCACGGTCGCCGTCCACACCCTGTCGCAGCGCAGGCTTGCCTGGGGCATCCTCGCCGAGCCGGTCGACGTCGATGTCAGCGCCTCCCGGCTGGCCAGCCGGCGCGAGATCGCGGGCGAGATTGCCGCCCGGATCGACGCCGCCGTGCGCGCCGGCCATCTGCCGGCACAGGACACCGCGCTTGCCGCCACCGCGCTGCTCGGCGCGCTGCACGAGGCCCTGGTCGGGCCGCTTGCGCCGGATAATTTGGAAGACCCCATCAAGATGCGCGATGCCGTGCAGACGGTGACGCTGCTGGCGCTGCGCGCCGTCGGCGTCATGGACGCCCGCGCCCGCGGCCTGGTCGTGCAGCAGACGCTGCTGCCGACCGCGAAAGCGCTGGTCGGGGCCTGA
- a CDS encoding DUF1801 domain-containing protein, which translates to MTAPKPPREVSRAFDALPAPIGKRLLQVRDLIFATAAAHGEVGRLTETLKWGEPAYLTDETGSGSTIRLGRLKDSEHAAILFNCKTTLVDTFRERFGDQFEYRQTRALLLPLSGALAKQELTVCLSLALTYHLDRRRKRQRR; encoded by the coding sequence GTGACTGCGCCGAAGCCGCCACGCGAGGTGAGCCGTGCCTTCGACGCTCTCCCGGCGCCGATCGGCAAGCGGCTGCTTCAGGTGCGCGATCTGATCTTCGCGACTGCTGCCGCGCATGGCGAAGTCGGCCGGCTCACCGAAACGCTGAAATGGGGTGAGCCTGCCTACCTCACCGATGAGACCGGCAGCGGCTCGACGATCCGGCTTGGCCGCCTCAAGGACTCCGAGCACGCCGCCATTCTGTTCAATTGCAAGACCACGCTGGTCGACACATTTCGCGAGCGCTTCGGAGATCAGTTCGAATACCGGCAGACGCGGGCTTTGCTGTTGCCGCTATCCGGCGCGCTCGCGAAACAGGAGCTGACCGTCTGCTTGTCGCTGGCGCTGACGTATCATTTGGATCGTCGGCGGAAGCGCCAGAGGCGCTGA
- a CDS encoding ABC transporter substrate-binding protein, translated as MRFTAAWGALCAVSFVIVSTASFAAEMRGVTATEIRIGQTMPYSGPVSAFGALGKGEVGYFKMLNDKGGINGRKVNLISLDDSYAPPKSVEQTRRLVESDEVALIFSSIGTAHNTAIAKYLQSKNVPQLFIGSGASKFADVAQYPQATMGVQGPFRYEARLYARYALAKNPNAKFAVISQNDDYGRDYLAGLKDVLGEKYDASVTNATYEIQDPTIDSQIVKLKASGADVFVIAATPKFAAQAIRKSFEIGWRPMTFLSNVAVWISTVMEPAGVEAGTGILSTAYVKDPDDPAWKDDPGVKAWRDFMTKYVPEADQHDTNYVNSYNSAMALEAVLKACGDDLSTENILKQAFSIHDLELPMLLPGIRINTSATDHVPVDQMQFMRFNGKTWERFGELQTGN; from the coding sequence ATGCGCTTTACCGCGGCATGGGGCGCGCTTTGCGCCGTTTCATTTGTAATCGTGTCGACCGCTTCCTTCGCCGCCGAGATGCGCGGCGTCACCGCGACTGAGATCAGGATAGGCCAGACCATGCCCTATAGCGGGCCGGTGTCGGCGTTCGGCGCGCTCGGCAAGGGCGAGGTCGGTTATTTCAAGATGCTGAATGACAAAGGCGGCATCAACGGCCGCAAGGTCAATCTGATCTCGCTCGACGACAGCTACGCGCCGCCGAAATCGGTCGAGCAGACCCGCAGGCTGGTCGAGAGCGACGAGGTCGCGCTGATCTTCTCCTCGATCGGCACCGCGCACAACACGGCGATCGCGAAATATCTCCAGAGCAAAAACGTGCCGCAGCTGTTCATCGGCTCCGGCGCCTCGAAATTCGCCGACGTCGCGCAATATCCGCAGGCGACGATGGGTGTGCAGGGACCGTTCCGCTACGAGGCGCGGCTCTATGCGCGCTATGCGCTGGCCAAAAACCCGAACGCGAAATTCGCCGTGATCTCGCAGAACGACGATTACGGCCGCGATTATCTCGCCGGCCTCAAGGACGTGCTCGGCGAGAAATACGATGCGAGCGTCACCAACGCGACCTACGAGATCCAGGATCCGACCATCGATTCCCAGATCGTGAAATTGAAAGCATCGGGCGCCGACGTCTTCGTGATCGCGGCGACGCCGAAATTCGCAGCGCAAGCGATCCGCAAATCGTTCGAGATCGGCTGGCGGCCGATGACGTTTCTCTCCAATGTCGCGGTGTGGATCTCGACCGTGATGGAGCCCGCCGGCGTGGAGGCCGGCACCGGCATCCTCTCCACCGCTTACGTGAAAGATCCCGACGATCCCGCCTGGAAGGACGATCCCGGCGTCAAGGCCTGGCGCGACTTCATGACGAAGTACGTGCCGGAGGCCGACCAGCACGACACCAACTACGTCAACTCCTACAACAGCGCGATGGCGCTGGAGGCGGTACTGAAAGCGTGCGGCGACGATCTCTCCACCGAGAACATTTTGAAGCAGGCGTTCTCGATTCACGATCTCGAGCTGCCGATGCTGTTGCCCGGCATCAGGATCAACACCAGCGCGACCGACCACGTCCCGGTCGACCAGATGCAGTTCATGCGCTTCAACGGCAAGACCTGGGAGCGCTTTGGCGAATTGCAGACCGGGAATTGA
- a CDS encoding DUF1036 domain-containing protein, which yields MIADSPRPSLRLLARFAPVLVVALFCFWTSPAAADFRLCNNTASRVGIALGYKDADGWTTEGWWNISSRSCETLLRGTLVARYYYIYAIDYDRGGEWSGQAFMCSRDKEFTIRGTEDCLARGYDRTGYFEVDTGEQRAWTVQLTDANEQPSQQRVPGLPGPVGPGGVPGLPNSPPGATPPGSPGLPPAAAPPSPGNKP from the coding sequence ATGATCGCCGATTCTCCCCGCCCCTCCCTCCGCCTGCTCGCCCGGTTCGCCCCGGTACTGGTGGTTGCCCTGTTCTGCTTCTGGACCAGCCCGGCCGCGGCGGACTTCCGCCTCTGCAACAACACGGCGAGCCGGGTTGGCATCGCGCTGGGCTACAAGGACGCTGATGGCTGGACCACCGAAGGCTGGTGGAACATCTCGTCCCGCTCCTGCGAGACGCTGCTGCGGGGCACGCTGGTCGCCCGCTATTATTACATCTACGCGATCGACTATGACCGCGGCGGCGAATGGTCCGGCCAGGCCTTCATGTGCTCGCGCGACAAGGAATTCACCATCCGCGGCACCGAGGACTGCCTGGCGCGCGGCTATGACCGGACCGGCTATTTCGAGGTCGATACCGGCGAGCAGCGCGCCTGGACGGTGCAGCTCACTGACGCTAACGAACAGCCCTCGCAGCAGCGCGTGCCCGGCTTGCCGGGCCCTGTCGGCCCGGGCGGCGTTCCGGGTTTGCCCAATAGCCCGCCGGGTGCTACGCCCCCGGGCTCGCCCGGCCTGCCACCGGCCGCAGCTCCCCCCTCGCCTGGGAATAAGCCATGA
- the pyk gene encoding pyruvate kinase, whose amino-acid sequence MRRLRRIKILATLGPASSDLAMIRRLFEAGADLFRINMSHTPHDKMRELVATIRNVESSYGRPIGILVDLQGPKLRLGAFAEGAVQLQNGQTFTLDSDKTPGDANRVQLPHPEILAALRPGHALLLDDGKVRLIAEETTKEHAVTRVVVGGKMSDRKGVSLPDTDLPVSAMTPKDRADLEAALVTGIDWIALSFVQRADDVIEAKKMIRGRAAVMAKIEKPQAIDRLADIIEASDALMVARGDLGVELPLERVPSLQKQMTRMARRAGKPVVIATQMLESMIQSPVPTRAEVSDVATAVYEGADAIMLSAESAAGKFPVEAVSTMNRIGEEVERDPIYRSVLTAQRPAPESTAGDAIADAARQIAETLDLPALICWTSSGSTAVRVARERPKPPIVAITPNITAGRRLAVVWGIHCVVAEDARDQDDMVSRAGQIAFRDGFVRAGQRVIIVAGVPLGIPGTTNMVRIASVGPEGNADI is encoded by the coding sequence ATGAGGCGTCTTCGCCGTATCAAGATTCTCGCGACCCTCGGACCTGCCTCTTCGGACCTCGCGATGATCCGCCGCCTGTTCGAGGCCGGCGCCGACCTGTTCCGCATCAACATGAGCCACACCCCGCATGACAAGATGCGGGAGCTGGTGGCGACAATCCGCAATGTCGAGAGTAGCTACGGCCGCCCGATCGGCATCCTGGTCGACCTCCAGGGACCCAAGCTCCGGCTCGGCGCCTTCGCCGAAGGCGCGGTGCAGCTCCAGAACGGCCAGACCTTCACGCTGGATTCCGACAAGACACCCGGCGACGCCAATCGCGTCCAGCTCCCGCATCCGGAGATCCTGGCTGCGCTTAGACCCGGGCACGCGCTGCTGCTCGACGACGGCAAGGTGCGGCTGATCGCGGAGGAGACCACCAAAGAGCACGCGGTGACCCGCGTCGTGGTCGGCGGAAAGATGTCCGACCGCAAGGGCGTCAGCCTGCCCGACACCGATTTGCCGGTCTCGGCGATGACGCCGAAGGACCGTGCCGACCTCGAGGCCGCGCTCGTGACCGGCATCGACTGGATCGCGCTGTCATTCGTGCAGCGCGCCGACGACGTCATCGAGGCCAAGAAGATGATCCGCGGCCGCGCCGCCGTGATGGCCAAGATCGAGAAGCCGCAGGCGATCGACCGCCTCGCCGACATCATCGAGGCCTCCGACGCGCTGATGGTGGCGCGCGGCGACCTCGGCGTCGAGCTGCCGCTGGAGCGGGTGCCGAGCCTCCAGAAGCAGATGACGCGCATGGCGCGCCGCGCCGGCAAGCCGGTGGTGATCGCGACGCAGATGCTGGAATCGATGATCCAGTCGCCGGTGCCGACCCGCGCCGAAGTCTCCGACGTCGCGACCGCTGTGTACGAAGGCGCCGACGCCATCATGCTGTCGGCGGAATCGGCCGCCGGCAAATTCCCGGTCGAGGCGGTCTCGACCATGAACCGCATCGGCGAGGAGGTCGAGCGCGACCCGATTTATCGTTCGGTCCTCACCGCGCAGCGCCCCGCGCCGGAATCCACCGCCGGCGACGCCATCGCCGATGCCGCGCGGCAGATCGCCGAGACGCTCGACCTGCCCGCACTGATCTGCTGGACCAGCTCCGGCTCGACCGCGGTGCGCGTGGCGCGCGAGCGGCCGAAGCCGCCGATCGTGGCGATCACGCCGAACATCACCGCCGGCCGCCGGCTCGCGGTGGTCTGGGGCATACACTGCGTGGTGGCGGAAGACGCGCGCGACCAGGATGACATGGTGAGCCGTGCCGGCCAGATCGCGTTCCGCGACGGTTTTGTCCGCGCCGGCCAGCGCGTCATCATCGTCGCCGGCGTGCCGCTCGGCATCCCCGGCACCACCAACATGGTGCGCATCGCCTCCGTCGGCCCCGAGGGCAACGCGGATATCTGA
- a CDS encoding glycosyltransferase family 87 protein — MAEVPSAPAADHRGAIPATLVNISFVLAIVTLAYFPTAYLAHVWIWGADGHGIPTDFVNVWAAGKLALEGHPALAWDWDIQKQVELALLKQDFVGHFAWHYPPPFLFVAAILAQFPYAVAFIGWAAFSIVPYLAVMRAIIGRNAGLVIAIGFPATFINILVGQNGFLTASLIGGMLFLLPTRPALAGLCLGLLSYKPQYGLLFPLVLIAAAEWTVLVTAAIVTTAIAGVSWLAFGTESWQAFFHWIPMFSQAFLTEGRAPWFKMQSIFSFVRYVGGTEQLAWIFQWVLTAAVGVVLVVMWRSRLPYALKAAMLASATLLTTPYLFMYDLVVLGIAVAFLIRAGLDEGFARHEVMALVLVFALLATFLFLGQPVGFPAILIVFALILARCAAWRSAEAASMLLAATRT; from the coding sequence ATGGCTGAAGTCCCGTCTGCCCCTGCTGCCGACCATCGCGGCGCAATCCCTGCAACGCTCGTCAACATCTCCTTCGTGCTCGCGATCGTCACGTTGGCGTATTTTCCGACGGCCTATCTCGCCCATGTTTGGATCTGGGGCGCCGACGGGCACGGCATCCCGACGGATTTCGTCAACGTCTGGGCGGCCGGAAAGCTGGCGCTCGAAGGCCATCCCGCGCTGGCCTGGGATTGGGACATCCAGAAGCAGGTCGAGCTCGCGCTGCTGAAACAGGATTTCGTCGGCCATTTCGCCTGGCATTACCCGCCGCCGTTCCTGTTCGTCGCCGCCATCCTCGCGCAGTTTCCCTACGCTGTCGCTTTCATCGGCTGGGCTGCGTTCAGCATCGTGCCTTATCTCGCCGTGATGCGCGCCATCATCGGCCGCAACGCGGGGCTCGTGATTGCGATCGGCTTTCCGGCCACCTTCATCAACATCCTGGTCGGCCAGAACGGCTTTCTCACGGCCTCGCTGATCGGCGGCATGCTCTTTCTGCTACCGACGCGGCCGGCGCTCGCCGGACTCTGCCTCGGCCTGCTCAGCTACAAGCCGCAATACGGATTGCTGTTTCCGCTGGTGCTGATCGCCGCCGCCGAATGGACGGTGCTCGTCACCGCCGCGATCGTCACCACAGCGATCGCTGGGGTGTCGTGGCTCGCCTTCGGCACCGAAAGCTGGCAGGCCTTCTTTCACTGGATCCCGATGTTCTCGCAGGCCTTCCTCACCGAGGGCCGCGCGCCCTGGTTCAAGATGCAGAGCATCTTTTCGTTCGTGCGCTATGTCGGCGGCACCGAGCAGCTTGCCTGGATCTTCCAATGGGTGCTGACGGCCGCGGTCGGCGTCGTGCTGGTCGTGATGTGGCGCAGCCGGCTGCCCTACGCGTTGAAGGCGGCGATGCTGGCATCAGCAACGCTGCTCACCACGCCCTATCTCTTCATGTACGATCTGGTCGTGCTCGGCATCGCCGTTGCCTTCCTAATTCGCGCCGGCCTCGACGAGGGCTTTGCACGCCATGAGGTGATGGCGCTGGTGTTGGTGTTCGCGCTGCTCGCGACCTTCCTGTTTCTGGGACAGCCGGTCGGCTTCCCGGCAATCCTGATCGTCTTCGCCTTGATTCTGGCCCGCTGCGCAGCCTGGCGCTCGGCCGAGGCCGCATCGATGCTTCTTGCTGCAACGCGAACGTGA